One part of the Verrucomicrobiota bacterium genome encodes these proteins:
- a CDS encoding AI-2E family transporter yields the protein MSTPAKLSYGLIALTLLLVGWLHMAVPFITVLFSTFALQKLRFWGRKDVAIAIFSILVVAFFYVFVFFIERALDALPKILDSLVPLIIEAAKEYKISLPFTDVNSLKEVLLGLVKDDWLGLGNLAKNLTRQLVFLLIGIVVAISLFLNSTVDLARETHFVKNNLYSLTADEMTHRFRSFYDSFSTVMGAQIAISTINTALTAIFILGVGMDYPRFLIIITFACGLLPIVGNVISNTFIVSVGLTVSWKLALGALAFLIVIHKLEYFLNSKIIGDRIKNPMWLTLLGLILGERLMGIPGMILAPVVLHYIKTEATKHQVAETRSPVKEPAPVN from the coding sequence ATGAGCACCCCCGCGAAGCTATCCTACGGCCTCATCGCATTGACGCTGCTGCTCGTGGGCTGGCTGCACATGGCGGTGCCGTTCATCACGGTGCTGTTCTCCACGTTTGCACTCCAAAAACTCCGCTTCTGGGGGCGCAAGGACGTCGCCATCGCCATCTTCAGCATCCTCGTCGTGGCTTTTTTTTACGTGTTCGTGTTTTTCATCGAGCGCGCGCTGGACGCGCTGCCCAAGATCCTCGATTCGCTCGTGCCGCTCATCATCGAGGCGGCGAAGGAATACAAGATTTCGCTCCCGTTCACCGATGTGAACAGTCTCAAGGAAGTGCTGCTCGGCTTGGTGAAAGACGACTGGCTCGGCCTCGGCAACCTCGCCAAGAATCTCACCCGCCAACTGGTCTTCCTGCTCATCGGCATCGTTGTCGCCATCAGCCTCTTTCTGAACAGCACGGTGGACCTCGCGCGCGAGACGCACTTCGTGAAGAACAACCTCTACTCGCTCACCGCCGACGAGATGACCCACCGCTTCCGGAGCTTCTACGACAGCTTTTCCACGGTGATGGGCGCGCAGATCGCCATCTCGACCATCAACACGGCGCTCACCGCCATCTTCATCCTCGGCGTCGGGATGGACTATCCGCGGTTCCTCATCATCATCACGTTCGCCTGCGGGCTGCTGCCGATCGTCGGCAACGTCATTTCCAACACGTTCATCGTCAGCGTCGGCCTCACCGTCTCGTGGAAGCTCGCCCTCGGGGCGCTTGCGTTCCTCATCGTCATTCACAAGCTCGAGTATTTTCTCAACAGCAAGATCATCGGCGACCGCATCAAGAACCCCATGTGGCTCACGCTCCTCGGCCTCATTCTTGGCGAGCGCCTCATGGGCATCCCGGGCATGATCCTCGCGCCCGTCGTGCTGCACTACATCAAGACCGAGGCCACCAAGCA